TCGGCGAGCGGTTGAGCGCACAAATCATGAGCGGTATTTTACGTGTTTTAGGACTTAGCTGTGGCTATTTAGATGCTGCTGAATTTATTCATTTATCCGGTGAAAAGTCTGAGCATCAGCCAGCCATCGAGAAGATTAGCCGTTTGTGTCAACAGGTTGCTAGACAGGCCAAACACGTTAATGTTAGTGAAGGATTTATTGCACGAGGGGAAGATGGCCAAATAGCGACTTTAGGTCGCAATGGGTCAGATACAACCGCTGCAATCTGGGCTGTTGCGTTAAATGCAAGTCGCCTTGAAATCTGGAAAGAAGTAGAGGGGTTATGCAATGCCGATCCTAATATTATTCCTGAAGCCAGTTTAATCACCGATATTGCATTTGACGACCTGTGTGTTTTATCACAGTTTGGTGCGTCTGTAATCCACTATCCCGCGTTACAGTTGTTGCGGCAACAGCGGCTAATCCTCTCGCTAAAGTGTCCAAAGAATCCAAACACACCAAAAGCCACTCATATTCATTTTGGTGGCGAGCGTCCCCCTGTGAGTGCATTAGCGTTATTGAGCGGTGTACAAGTATTGCCCCATGGCGAACGGCTAGGACTATTTTGTGTTGATAAAGGCGCTGCTGAATTGCGTTTCGTTATGGATTTATTCTTACAAGACAAAACGTTACAAACTCTCCAAGACATACAGCAAAGTCAAAACCTGTTACTGCTTACGTTATTCAGCAATCAGTTTGCTATCAACACTCAGGCGTTAAAAAGTCAGCTATCCGAGCGAGGGATATCGATATTGGCAGTGTGTTCCGATAGTGCCAAAGAATGCGTGAACCTCGTTATTGTCGCGGAAGAAAAAGCGCAAGCAATGAGGATTGCACATGCCCAGTTACGTCAGCAAATTACCCAAAGTCAATGTATAGAAGTGAACGATGCAGTATAGAAACTTGTTTTTTATTTTGATTTTATTCCTAGGTATATCAATGAGCCACGCACAAGTTGACCCAGCGATAAACGGTTGGGCGCCAGAATTGGAAGCCATCACAGAAGAGCAGCAAGCCACCTTAAACGATATTTATCGTTATATGATAGCTGGCAACTTTGCGTTGGCCGAATCCGAGTTGGCAAAGCTATATAAGGAAGTCCCTCAAGTATTACCGCAGTGGGTTGCGTTGCTGACCGAGCAACAGCAATACGAAAAGATCCGTAAGCTAGTTGATGAGGGAATTGTTTCCTCTACGCACAGTAGTGCTGTGATAGCCAGCACACTCGATTCTGGCCCCTTGCCGCAACTTCATTTCGAACAACTACAAGCCACGATCCCGCTGCAAGACCATTGGTTAGTGCCACTGCCAAGAGTAAAGCTGAGGCTAAACGGATATGATTTTTACTTTGTGCTTGATACCGGTGCTTCTCAAAGCTTAGTGACAGACAAAGTGGTGAAGAAATTAAAGCTTGATATTGCCTCACAGCAACAAGTCGAAATAGATACCGCAACTGCAAACACGGTCAAGGCTGACTTAGTGCGTTTGCCAACGTTCCAGCTCGGTCCGGTTAAAGCCCAGGATCAGCTCGCGCTCGTTGTAGATCACACAGAACTCGAACAACGGTTTTTAGGGATTAATTGGTATCAACTCGATGGCATCATCGGGTGGCCAATCATAAAAGCATTGGATTTAACGCTAGATTTTGACAAGCAAATCGCTGAAATCAAAAAGCCAGCGGTGCAGCAAGAGAAAACCGGAAATCTTGTCTGGTTGTTTGACGACCCAATGGTGATCACCAAGACAAACAATACAAACCAACTCTGGTTTTTAGATACCGGCGCAATGGAGAGTCAAATCACCAGTGATTACTTAAGTGCCGAACAATATCAATCCATTACTTGGAAAGAACGAAAGTTTAATGGTTTAGGAGGCAAAGGCGCAGTGGAGAAAACTGCTAAATTTGGCCCTATTAGCATCAATTTTCCATCAATTACACAGCATTTCAAAAAACTGACGGTACGTGCTGACCATCAAGACTGCAGCCATAGTCGCTGTGATGGTCGACTGGGTGTCGACACCGCTGACAGTCTTCGCATGCATATTAATTTTCACGCCGCCAGTTTTGACATTCGCCATAAACACTGAGCTTCCCTAGGAACGTTTTACTAACGGAATACAAAAATGAACAATAATTCTAAGACTTCAATGCAATTATCGACAGAAGCGCGCTGGTTCGATAGTCAAGCGAAACGTGGGTTTCGCTCAGCGATACCGGCCTCAGAAAATATACAGCATTCGGCAAATCAGGAGCATACTCATTATGTAGCCGATATTTCAAGCTCACTAAGTGCAAGTGAAGCATCCGCTAGCAGCACCTTGCTCACCGCGTTTATCGCTTATTTAGCAAGACTCACCCTGCATTCTGAGCAAGTACTTGCAGTTCAGGCTGCGCCTTTATCGCAGCAAATAGCCTTGTTCAATATTGATCTTACGTCAGGTTTTTCTCAGGCAATTAGGGAGTGTGATACCACTTTAGCGTCTTCTTCACCCATATCAAATGAAACGCTTAGCTTGCTGGCGCAGCAACATGAGCTAGAAAGTCATGCTGGCTGCGCTGCGTTTACACAGCTTGGGTTTGCAAGTTATAGCCATAGCGCTGAGCTCAACTTGTCAAAAATGGCGATATTATTAGGTTTGCGCCATAGCGAGTCTGGATATAGTTGTGAAATGTCATTTGCAACAGCACTTTACAGTGAAGCGGTTGCTCAAAGTTTGTTTACTGGCTTTTTAGGTTTTTTAAAGGCTGCGGTCTCGACACCGCAAGCGCCATTAAACACCTTAGCCCTCGTTGGCGAGCAAGCACAAACATTGTTAGCACTTGGACAGCCAAGCTATCAAGCAAAAGCAGAGATCAGTGACTTAGTAAGTGTCTTTCGTACAAACGTTGCGGCTCATCCGCAGCAAATAGCAGTGCGGGAGGAAGCGCTTCACCTTACCTATGAGCAGTTGGATAAGCGCAGTGAACAGTTGGCGCACATCTTACAGGGGCTTGGTGTTTCTAGTGGAGATACCGTGGCAGTGGCGTTACCACGTTCAGCCGCACTAGTTGAGGCGTGCTTGGCAGTCGTTAAACTTGGCGCCGCCTACGTACCAATTGCGTTAAATACTCCGATAGAACGCCTGACTCTATTGCATGAACAGTGTCAATTTGCCGCACTGTTGTGCGGGGATAGCTTTACCCTGCGAGTGCCAGAAGTCGCTGTGGTCAATCTTGATAAAACTGAGTTAAGTGAAGCGACCATTGAACCTGTGAGAAGTAAGCTGGACTCTAGCACTCGAGCTTGTATTTTGTATACTTCGGGTTCTACGGGAAAGCCAAAAGGTGTGATATTAAAGCACGGAGGCCTCAATCGTATCGCACTCAACTTAGATCATGTTGATACCAACCAAAGTAGTGTGGTTGCCTTTTGCAATAATACCGCATTTGACGCTTGCAGCTTTGAGATGTGGTTGGCGCTATTAAATGGGGCATCGTTGGCTGTCATTTCACAAGAGCAAGTCCAAGAGCCAAGACGTTTTGGCAATGCACTCACTCAGCATGGTGTCACGCATAGCTTTTTAACCGTAGCCCTTGTGAATCTGTATGTGCAAGTTGACCCTAGCATCCTATGTGGTCTCGACGCTTTGTGGTTCGGGGGTGAAGTGATCCCAGTCGAAACCTGTCGTCGCCTATTGCAACATTCATTTTCAGGGAAATTGATTGCCTGCTACGGACCAACAGAGAATTCGGTGTTTTCTACCACTCATCTGCTTGATGAGTTAGCGCTAGAGCAAAACTCGGTTGCGCTAGGACGCGCTTGTGCTTATTCAAATCACTACGTGCTAGATCCTCAGGGGCAGCTACTTCCGCTTGGTGTTACCGGTGAACTTTACTTAGCGGGTGAAGGATTAGCGGAAGGGTATTTAGCCGCACCAACATTAACAGAACAAGCGTTTATCAGTGATCCGTTTAACTCAGGCACTATGTATCGTTCTGGCGACTTGGTGTGGATGGATGAATATGGAATATTGCACTTTGTCGGGCGTGCCGACAACCAAGTAAAAATTCGAGGGCATCGAATTGAACCTGAGGAAGTACAGGTGCAACTCGGTCAACACCCTGATATTGCCCAAAGCCATGTGCGTGTTATGACACGCAACGGCCAAAAGTACCTAGCCGCATTTATTTGCTTTACCAAAACGATAGTATTGTCGGCACAGCGTAGAACTGAGCTACTATCTTGGCTTGCTGAGCGTCTTCCACCATACATGTTACCTTCCAGTATTACTCAAGTCTCTGGCTTTACTTTAAATGCCAACGGCAAGATTGATAAAGCAGCGTTGCCGGAGCCTAGCGCCGCTGACCGTGGCGAGCAATCTGAATACATCGCCCCACAAGGTAAGTTAGAAGTTGCGATGGCAGCGTTATGGCAAACCGTACTAGATGTGAAGGCTGGCCGATTTGACAATTTTTATCACTTGGGTGGCGATTCAATCGCGGCAATGAAGCTTGTCCATCATGCTTATTTACACGGATTTGCATTAGACTCTGCTTGTATTGGCAGCCACCCAACATTAAATGAAATGGCCACACATCTGCTGCCATTGCATGACGCCGTGCTTCAAACCTATTCCGCTACTGATAAGAAGCTAGCGTCTGCGGCGCAGCAGCGGATGTACTTTATGCAGCAATTAGACCCTCATAGCGTCGCCTATAATTTAGGCGTAACATTAACGAGCCAGACGCCTATTGATGTAAAACGTTTAGTCACAGCGGTAAACAAACTAATTCACCAACATGAAGTACTGACGCAAGGTTTTTCTTATGATGGCGAATTTTTATGGCGCGAAACACGCAGTTTTGGTGGCGTAACAGAGCATGCCTGTACTAACGAACAAGGCGTGAATGCACAGTTGCACTTGCTCAATCAGCAGGTGTATGACTTAAACACCGATTGTCTTTTTAGGGTCGCTTTATTTACCCACAATAATAGTGCCACGTTATACATTGGTGCACACCACAGCATCGTGGATGGTTGGTCATTAGATATCATTTTACGGACACTACATAGCCTTTACTATGGTGTTGAAATCAACGAAGAGGCCCGTACTTTTGACGACTATTGCCAACTAGAGCAGCAATGGTTAACCAGTGAGCAGGCCGAGCTGAGTATCGACTTCTGGTCTCGATACTTAGCTGAGCATAACCCCAGCAGCGCATTGCCATTTGATTTTGCGAAAAAAGCGGATCATAAGGCGCGTGCAGCTGTGCATAAACAGGTGATCAGTAACGATATTAACCTGCAGATAACTGAGCTGGCTAAACGCTGGCAGCTAACGCCATTTAATGTTTTCCTCAGTGCTTTTTATGCACAGTTAGGCTATCAAAATGGTGAAAGGCAGCTTACTTTAGGTACTGCGGTTGCGGGTCGTGAGTGGGGCGGATTTGCTGATACAGTGGGCATGTTCGTCAACACGTTAGCGCTAAACTACAGTGTTGATCTTAGCAATAGTTTTCAAGCAATTTGCAAACAAGTCGGCACTGAAAATCAGCAAGCATTTGCACAGCAACAGCTTCCTTATGAACGAGTACAGCATAGCATTAGTGGCAGTGAAAGCCTGTTTAACGTGATGTTTGACATGCAAAATGCAGTCACTTGGGGAGCCGACAGCGAAGCGAATTGGTCTAGCGCGCGGATGCGTGTTGATGACCCTCAGTTTGACTTGACGGTCACCTTAGAGTCTCAACAAGATGGTCTTAACATTATTTGTGAGTATGATGCAGGCCTCTATCAAGAAGCCACGATTGTGCGCTTTATTTCCGCTTATCGTGAGCTACTCGCCAAAGCATGCGAACATCCAGAGCAACCCCTATACGAGCTGATGGTACTGAGTAGCCAAGAGCAGCAACTTGTAGATAGCTATGCATCGGTTCGAGCTAATTCGTATCCCTATCAACACTATCTAGATGCCTTTGACGCTAGTGTAGCTGAATTTGCTGACGCAATCGCGGTTCAAGACAGTCAGACAACACTGACTTACGCGCAGCTCGACCAACAGGCTTGCGCATTAGCAAGGGCTTTAGTTGAGACTGGAGTGAAGTTAGAGCAACCTGTTGCGGTACATCTAGAGCGCGGTCATAAAGTGCTCGTGGCGATGTTAGCTATTGCCAAAGCCGGTGGCAGTTATTTACCATTTGATATGCGCTTACCAGCGCAGCGGATCCTCAGTCTCATCGAAGATCAAAGCATAGAGTTTGTGATCAGCGACAGTGAAGGTCCGTTTACTGGTGTCACTGTGGTGGGTTCGGATGCTGTTGGCAATGAGACGATAGATTTGACACAGATCCCGCGCTTTGCTGCTCAACTGGCGTACACGCTATTTACTTCAGGCACGACGGGCAAACCAAAAGGCGCAATGACGACCCACCAAGGTATGGTGAACCATAATTATGCATTGCTCGACGAGCTGTCATTCTCAACCACTGACTGCTTTGTGCAAACGGCTGCATTATCTTTTGATATTAGCGTGTGGCAGCATTTGGCACCGTTAATGTGTGGTGCTCGGGTGGCTATTTTAAGCGACCAAGAAGTGCTCGACCCTTTGTTATTCTTGCAAGCATTAGCACATTATAACGCGAGTGTGTTGCAGGTAGTGCCTGCGCAGTTGCAACAACTCATAGATCAAGCAACGCAATTGGCGAGTGACCCGCTTGCTGCCTTACGCATTTTGATCCCAACCGGAGAAGCGCTACCTCCAAGCCTTGCGAGAACCTGGTTTGATAATTATTCCATTCCAATGTTTAACGCTTACGGCCCAGCAGAATGTAGTGATGATGTGACGTTGCATCATTTATCCGTGGCTCCTCCTGCTCCTCAAAGCGTTCTACCTATTGGGATGCCCATTACAGAGTGTGGTGTATATCTTTTAGATGAAGCGCTTCAGCCTGTACCTGTCGGCGCTATCGGTGAAATTTGTATCGCCGGAGAGGTAGTACTTGGACGTGGCTATTTAAATGCCCCAGCACTCACCGCGAATGCTTTTATTGCAAACCCGTTTGGTGCGCCTGGCAGCAGAATGTATAAAACTGGTGATTTAGGTCGCTTTAATTTTGCGGGTGAATTGGAGTTTGTTGGTCGTCGCGACTTCCAAATTAAGATCCGTGGAATGCGGATTGAAATTGGTGAGATTGAGTCCGTGATGGAAATGGCACCAGCGACACCTCGTTGTATTGTATGTGCTGAACAAGGGCTCTTATTAGCATACCTAGAAAGTGAATTAAGTGTCGATGCACTGCGTCTTCATGCACAAGAGCAGCTGCCAGAGCATATGGTGCCTAGCTACTTTGTGATAATGGATAATCTGCCTGTGACTGCCAACGGCAAAGTCGACAGAAAAGCATTACCTACACTGGCACAAGTTAGAAAAACGGAAGTGGGTGAGTCACCTTGTGGGGAAATTGAGCAGTACTTGGCAAAGCAATACGCACAACTGCTTGATTTAGAAGTGAACCAAGTGTATCGAGATGCGCATTTCTTCCGCTTAGGTGGACACTCATTGTTGGCGATGAAGCTCATTTCTGCCTTACGTAAGCACTATTCACTCAACGAAAAAGCAACGGTTAAGGCGATTTTTGATTTTCCTAACTTAAGTGAACTGGCCACGTTTGTTGCCCAATCGACTATTGCAGAGGGGGAAGTATTGGCCCAAGTAACCCCTGCCGATAACCAGTATTTTGCTTTAACAAAAACGCAGCAGCAAATGCTGTGGTTTGAGAAGCTGCAGCCGGGCACCGCGCTTTATAACATGCCTAACGCTTGGCAAATTCATGGCGAGCTAGAGAGCACTAAACTGGAAGCGGCGGTGACGTTTTTACAACACAAACACCCGATGCTGCGCGCACGTATTGATGAGACGCGTAACGTACAGTTTATCTCAGAACACGTCCAAACTTTGACTGTGACTCAAGTGCCCAAAACCACGTCTATGTCGCAAGCAGTGAAAGCAATAGCAAAGCGGCCATTTGATCTGACAGCTAGCTTGTTCGAGCCCATTTTACTTTGCTGGCCAAGTGGTGAGCAGGTAGTAGTATTTAATATGCATCACTTGATCTCAGATGCTTGGTCAAGCCAAGTGATGTTGGCGGATTTGATGGCGTTTTACAGTAATCAATCAGTGCAAGACACAAGTACCTATCATTACGCTGATTTAGTGAATTGGCAGCAGCAAGCTAGCTATCAGCAAGAGGTTAAAGAAGCGGTATCTTGGTGGTGCGACTACTTACAAGATGCACCGCATGTGTCGGCGTTACCAACCGCGCAAAAGCGTCCATCACAGCGTACGTTCCAAGGTAAAACGTGGAGTTTTGGCCTGTCTTCAGAGGCCTCTAGCGCGGTTGCTGAGTTGGCGCAAGAAGCTGAAGTCAGCTTATTTACTTTATTACTCAGCTGCTATACGGCTTATATGTCGCTGTTGACGGGGGCTGAACAATTAATTACTGGGGTGCCTGTTGCGGGCCGTGACCGTACCGAGTTTGATGAGGTTGTTGGCTTGTTTGTGAATACACTTCCATTCAAAGCTGAGTGTCAGCCAAAGCTCAGTTTTAAAGCATATCTCGCACAAACACAGCAACAATGGTTAGAGATACTTGCACATCAACAAGCCCCGTTGGAAGCGATTATTGATGGTTTAGGTGTTGAGCGAAGCGCCGGTATTAACCCACTTGTGCAATTGATGTTCAACTTTGAACAAGGTGGTGCATCACAAACCTTTGGTGAGTTGACTTGCACTGAAATAGTGACAGATCACGATACGGCCAAATTCGATTGTTTGTTAGCGATGTCTTATGATGGTCGGCTTTGTCAGGGGAGTTTTGAGCTTCCTAGCGATCTTTACCATGACACTCAAGCACAGGCACTCGTTAATGGCTTTACTTATTTTGTCGAGCAAGTGGTTCAAGACGCAGACAAACCATTAGCGGCAATACCACTCATTGATACGACGCAACAACAGCAATTGCTTAAGTTAGGCCAGTCTCCGGTATCTCCCCAACACAGTTCATGCGATCTTATCAGCAGTT
This sequence is a window from Pseudoalteromonas piscicida. Protein-coding genes within it:
- a CDS encoding retropepsin-like aspartic protease; this translates as MSHAQVDPAINGWAPELEAITEEQQATLNDIYRYMIAGNFALAESELAKLYKEVPQVLPQWVALLTEQQQYEKIRKLVDEGIVSSTHSSAVIASTLDSGPLPQLHFEQLQATIPLQDHWLVPLPRVKLRLNGYDFYFVLDTGASQSLVTDKVVKKLKLDIASQQQVEIDTATANTVKADLVRLPTFQLGPVKAQDQLALVVDHTELEQRFLGINWYQLDGIIGWPIIKALDLTLDFDKQIAEIKKPAVQQEKTGNLVWLFDDPMVITKTNNTNQLWFLDTGAMESQITSDYLSAEQYQSITWKERKFNGLGGKGAVEKTAKFGPISINFPSITQHFKKLTVRADHQDCSHSRCDGRLGVDTADSLRMHINFHAASFDIRHKH